GATATACTTCGTATTTACACCTTCCAAATGGTGCCAGTTTTAATATTCACAGATTCAAGAGTGTAGACCATACCcatacatttacaaatttttatgGACAGATTACCGGGATTTATGCCTACTTCTGTAACAAGGATGGTAAGCATAGGCCAatattgttatatgtgAATAAAGGATCAgggaatggaaaatggtTTAAGAGGACTTCCGAAGGAGGTAATAACTGGACAGATCAGGAACTTAGTTCCCTGAAAACTCATACACCAAGTTTTCCTAATATAAAACAACACATTGAGGAGGAACTTAAAAAAGTTTGCAAAGAATTCGGTATTGTATGCGAACATTCTCCTCTAACCTCTCCAAGTGGTGCAGGCTCTGGTAGTTCTAGTGGTTCTGGAAGTAGTGCTGGAGGACTAGGCTCTGCTTCAGTCTCACCTCAACAAGCTGGAGCTGGTAATACTAGTGATAGTGGTTCTGGATCTGTTCCTGCTGCTAAACCTGGTGGAGGTGCTGATGAAGGCCTTGGTGGAGGGGACAATCTAGAacctaaagaagataacCCAGAAAGTATAGGAGGACCTCCTAAAGAACACAACGCTGGAGGTTTTATTCAGAAGGCACTTACCTTCATAACATCAAAAGATGGTATAATTACTGCATCAGTTACCTCTGGAATGTGTGGTCTAATCGCTGTTGTTGCATGGAAATTGCCTAATATCATGTCGTTTCTAATCACTAAGGCACTATAATTcccctacccttggtaggtagtagagactctcccctctagactcctctcttgttggcATCCTGGAATGCTAGGCCTCATggaattttggataaacACTCTTTAGTTGACTTCCTATTCCCCAATCATTCACCAAATAGATTGTAATCTGCTAGGAATCTTATTCTATTAAAACGCCTCTCTCATCCGGAATTCTACACCTCTTTTGCCACCGATTTTTcaactcttccttaggctccctTATGGTCGCCACAGAGCTCACTCTGTTTGCTATACTCCTCTACATCGTTGCATATCCATTAGTTGGCGTAGGCGGGCGTTGCTTTTTGCTCGTCTCAGGGTGTACTTACCTTCCATACTTTTTATGACTCCATACAAGTCATATTCAGGAGATTCGTAGGGTTCGAAAGGTTTTGGCTAACATTGAGCGTTTTATCGAAAGAAGAGACCCTGCTTTGCATCCGGAATCTAAGAAAAATGCCAAGAGGACTCTGGCCCAACTTTTATTCCTAAGACACGAGCGTCATTTGCGGTCCTTGCgtgaaaaacaaaaggaaTCTAATTCATAAAGGTCATAATGTACATAATTTGTTGCCTATAGGTTCCCATTCGACCAAAGAATCCATGGGCTTGTGATCTGGGACCCTCGTGTCGGCAAAATGACACAAAAGGGACGGTTCAAGTTCCAGTCCTCAGCAAAGGTCGCAAAGTCAGTAAATGCAGTTCCATTCGATGACATTTTAGCCTTCAAATCCGACGGTACGTCTCAAattcttctcttcttctccAGCTCTTGACAATTGTGCGTTATCAGCGATAGATGAAGGGTTTTCGTCTACGTTTACTCTATGAAAATGCTATATACAAATCTACAGATGCGAGGGGATGTTTTGGTATTACGCTCAGGAATCTCCTTAGGCTCAAGGACCTGTTAAAGTACAAGCAGGAACTAAAAGAGGTTCAGAGGCTTTCTCACTCAGCAAATGAGCTTCCTTGCGATTATCCTGAGGGAAATGAAGCTCTGTCCAGTGAAAACAAAGTCGTACAAGTTCTACTCGGGTGTGCAAAAGTAGCCACTCCTGTAGAACTTGAGGGTCTCTTTAGGCTACTAGCAGCCTATTTCAAGGTATTTACGTTTGCAAGATGTCACATTCTTTAGGACTTTGGTGCAAGTTGTAGTGTACCACTTGtagatattttaaaaattgtCGAACAGAATCCAGATGTAAACTCAAAGTCAGCCTTTTCTTTTCTAGTCACGTTTTTCAAGGCTCACACTACACATGTATTAAAAAACATCGAGTCCCTTATAAAGGACTTTTTGCCGTGGTTGAACCATCGCAATGGGCTCATTAGACGTCTCTCCATGGAGTCTCTCGGTATACTCCTCAGGAGGTCCAATTCGTCCACAATCGAGAATATTATCGCATTCTGCATCCACATGGATGGATCAGAAAAAATTATCCTAGCAATgatacaaaatattgatggaaattttaCATCCAAGATGGAACACATTTTTGTCTTTATACTCACAAGATTGGTAGATTGTAATCCCGAGTCTCAAGGtgaaaatgtggaaaaggTTGTAGATGTAATGAGAAAATGTATCGCGTCAATGAAGGTTTATTCAAAGGGGAAACAAGTTGATTTGGCCTGGTTAAACAATTTGTATGATGAACATATTTTTAAACTTTCACAGGATCAAATTGCCGTTCCATCATTCAGATCTCTTTGTATTGTCCTAGAGCTCTGTCTAGAGATGTTTATCAGCTTTAAATATGCGGGTTACAAGGGTTTGAGTTCCTATCCACTGATTGCAGATGGAGTCCTATTTTCCGTCCTTTTGAAGGATTTTGTGGTACCCCtcattatattttccaaggaaaatgcagttttgtTTGAAGAAATCTGTACCATGCTTCTCAGGGTTGTAAGGTCATCAACAGAGGCTACAAGAGTTTTGGATAgagattttaatgcagtaattGAGGCTATTGACTACAAGTGCGCAAGTGGTGGGAACATGAATCCATTCCTCTCCTTATTCGAGTGGAGATTAAAGAGCGATGAAATTGAGCAGATTTCTAGTGTACTTGTGctttttgcaaaaatattcaatGACAGGGAAGTCTTTCATCCGTTCCTCATTAATCCTTCAATTGTCCAGAGGATTGTCTCTTTTATTCGTGTCATCCTGAATGATATTAGCGCCTCTAATTTAGAGAATGGGTCTGCACCTTTTTCCCTGGAAGGGAAGATAAACAATCTATTCTCTTGCACAAGTGGACTGTATTGTATATTCAACGTGAGGAAAAGGCTAAAGTCTGCTCCTCCACTTGTTGTGGATGACGCATTGCTCTCGgaaattttggaagtttGTCTGAGATCCTTTTATACTCTTGAGGATAAAAGAGTGGTGATCAAGTTGTATGCGATAACTTGCGACATGGTTAAGGAAAGGTCCGAGTACATTACAAAACTCTTGTCTCTAGTTCaggaaaaggatgaaatgTTGAATAATTGGACCTTGATTGAATTTCTTCACAAGAATTTTACAAACGAAATGCATAACATTGTTCAAAAGGTTGTGACTAAGCTCCCATGTGAAGATGTACAGTTGCGCTTGAGTATCATCATGTTTGTGCAAAAGTATCTAATTAGCAGAGAGATTCGTTCTAGCGCCTATCTGGAGCCCCTGTTGGAATTTGAAACACTTTCAAACACGGTAGCTAATGGCAGGAAAAAATGTTTGCTAATGCAAAAGTCTGTAAATGTGCTTGATGTTACAGAATTTAAGGGTGCTGGTGCTAAAAGTGATGACATTGCATTTGCCGTAAATTTCATAACGAGGATTCTCGTGAgtcaatattttgtaaagtttTCTCCACTATGGCAAGGGTGTCGCGAGGCCCTCTCTATGCTGGctccaaagataaaacCGGTACCTCACGGTGGAAAATTAGTTGTTGGTATTTGGGATTGTCTTTTTGAGCAACTCGaaaatctggaaaggaGTAAAGAGGCATTTCCTGAGTTACCAAAAATACTAGAGGAGGCTATAGGCTATGAAAGGTGTGAGAGGACGGATGCAACAACTTTGCAATCCCAACTCTTGCAAATTATGTCGCATTTGATTTCTGAAATCAAGGATAGAAACTCCAAGATACAACAACTTGTGGATTACACGTACCAacaatttataaattccaAGTTGGAGCTCCAAAAGTATCCGATTGCAGCTGTTGCAAGTTTATTGCAAAAGTATAACAGGGATATTGGTGACCATGAGCTACTATCCATATGCCTCTCGGATGCCATCCGATCCAATGATCCAAAAATACGTGAGAATGCAGTGATTGTAATATCTTCAAAGTACAAGGGTATAGATGTAAAGAGGTTGTGTGAATTAGCGTCTGGCGGTTATACACAAATTTTAAGCTTGACAAAGACCGCTTTCGAGTATTCTTTGGAAGAACCCTTTGAACTTTCAACAGCTATAGAAATTAGACTGCTGGTACCAAGAATTATCCAGCACACAAACGTAGCCCATGGTGTTCCAATAATTGACTATTTCTCATCATTTCCGCCAAAATTTGTCAACATTGTACTCTTGGAACTTCTTCCACAAGAGTTTCAGGATAGTTTTCTCAATAACCTTTCCAAGGGTGGTAATGATGATTATGGAACATTAATGGGAATTATGGACTACAAGCAACAGCATGGATCGcttcctcaagttttaACTACGCTTCATCTACTGATAAAGCGTCTCATGAAACACCTAACTGAGCAATCAATCTGTATAATGAAGTTTTGCTGCAGCCTCTTGGAGAGTGATAGGGACTCTCCTATCATTGTAGAGCGTGTTTTTAAGATAATGGTTGAACTTGTAGAAGTATATGAAGGGAAAAGGCAAGAGTTTCTCTCTATTCTTTCATCAGTGCCGGAACTTGTTGTGCATTACATTAAAACTACTGCCCTGTCACTACCGTTTCTTCTCTGTTGGACTTGCAAGGGAGATTATATCGCTGAATTTTGCACAAGAGTCATTCCTGATGTCTTCCCGAGCATATTCTCTGGCAAACTTTCCAATCAAATATTGCAATTGGCAAATGACATTTACAGTGATGCTACAATTTTAGCATATGCTCAAGCCTCGGATTCTCAAAATCATCCAATGTTTGAAATCATGCTGAAATCCGCTGAACCTCTTTTGGACTCACTTGCATCATTGTATAGTTCGAGTGGAGCAATCACCGAATTCAACATAATAAAGGGGATTACATCTCTACCATTGGCTCCTTCTGTAAAGGCAAAGGCTCTGAATATACTAATCAGTTGTCTACCTGGAAGAGATGCCATGACTGGCAAAAAGTTCAAAAGTAACAAGGTGCGTGCTGAAAAGTTTAAAGAGTGGAGGAAATTGTTGGAATCGCTCTCCTTTTGTATAGCCATGATAAAGGATGAGGAAATGGTTGACAGGATTTGGGGGTTTATAAACAATTGTCTCACCTTTGTAGGTGAAATGGAGTGCAGACGCTTAGCTTCTTCCATGTTACCTTTGCTACCGTCTCAAGAAAGGGGAGTAGGGTACTTGGGAGATGTTTTATACAAGATGAATGCTACAAAGAGTAGATCTGTGGACGCAAAATTGGACCTTGATCTAAATGTTGAACTTATTTCAGATGTTGTACAAgaaattgaaaatgatgTATTATCCTTGAAATGTCTCCATACGATCCAAGTTCACGCCTTGTTTGTGATTTGGCATAACCACAGGGACCCAGGAGTTCGCCGCTCAGTTGCTTTATTGACCAGTGCCGTAATGAAGAAAATTTTTGAAGCGTTACGGAGCCAGacttcttctttggaggGCATACAAGCGCATGCAGCAGAAACTTCAATACTCTCCCAATCCATCTTTCCCTTTATAAGGAGATGTTTTGGTAGTGATAAATCTGACGATGCTTTAGTTTGTTTTTCAATAGAAGTTTTGGAGGATTTCGCAACTATATTCAGTACGGATcaaaagatgaaggaaatTCTGACAAATAGACTCCACAGTGACTTGCTGGGAAACGTTGCAATTGTGGAATGTCTAAAGAGTCTGAGGCAGTTGCAAAAGCATAAACGTTGCAAGGGTCTAAAGCAGGTGCAAAATATGGTTGGATCGAACGTTTTTTCGCGCAACACAATTTCAAAACTTTTCATACCTCTCTGTCTAAAGTTTCTCGTTCAATCGCATGCGGTCAGACATCCTGGCCTCTCTGACATGTCCAAGGAATGTATCATTGTGCTTTCAAAATCGCTATCTGCACTCTCCCTAGTCAAGTTCTTAAAGAAGTTGGTGAGCACCTACGATAGCTCCCGACTCTCTATTGTGCTCAAGATTTTTTCTAGGGTCCTACAGAACATTGCAGAGCCCACATTCTTTAACTCCCTTGCTACTGCGCAGAGTGCAGACACTGTGAGTAAGCACAGGGGACCAGAGGTCCTGGACAAGATACTCTTGAAGTTAAAGAAAATGTCGGTAAAGAACACGAATAAAAAGGCTGGGCAGGTACCAGTTCCAGAGGTATTTGAATCTGTTGGTTCGCTCCTATTCTATTTTGATGGAATGATTGTGACTCGGGAAATCACCAAACATTCTAGAATATTGAGTAAATTTCTAACTTCTAGGGATAGAGAGGTGCGAAGAGCTGCAAGAGTGTCTTTAATTAACATTCTGAAACCATTGCCATTTAATTACGCTTCATTTGTTGTCAAGGAACTTTCACTAAATCTCACAAAGGGGTTCCAATGCCCAGTACTCATCTTCACAGTCTACTCAATCATGCATTCAGTCTTGAAAAACAATGAAGGAGCAATGCTAACCACAAAGGATGAGATTTATAGAATGTTTGAAATGATTGCTGATGAGCTCTTGAGAATGCAGGAAAAGGATGACTCACTCTCGAAAATTGATGAGGCTAGACATCCAAGGGCGTGCAATTTAATTTCCCTAATttgtcagtatggagatTTGCAAGTTGCCTTTACAGTTGTATCTTTTCTACTCTCAATGTTGAGTGGTAATCTCAAGATTAACAGGGAAACTTACTTTGAATACTCCAATAAATTCTTGCGACGCGTAGAGCAGTTAATTGCATATGCAACCTCTGGgtttattttaaatccGCAACTTGATCTAAAGACCCTAATGTACAAGTTATTCTTTTCAATGATCTCCACAATCTCCGGTCTAGACAAGGCATTGGTGGCATTTCCAAAGGATGTTACATTATCCTTCAACTCTTTTGTTCAGGGAGAATCTGGGTCCTTTTCAGATGTTTTAGAGCTCAAGgctgaaaagaagaagcctggaaaagaggaaaagaaagaatCTCTGCCAATTTCAtctaaaaaggaagatcACTACACATTATATCCAGGTGCAGCCACTGGGAGGTCTTTGGGAGTTGCAACCGCAAAGTATGGGTTTGAGAGACACATTTATGCTCCCATGCTTGTGGACATGTCTCTGCGCATCTTTTCTCATTTGCTGAGCAAGGGACTTCCAGAGGAAAACAAAGAGCTTGAAATGTGCGAACTTGGAGTATTGACTTGCTTCATGTGTGAAGATGTAAAGGTGCAGAGGACTTCGGTTGGATGTCTCTTTAGTTTGTGTAAACAGAAACCGGATCTTGTTCGTCGTTTCGGTATTTCGCTTGCAGACCATCTGGTTGATCGCATAGGTTCCCTGCAGTACATTGGATCTGAACATTTAGCAAAGGATTGCGTAAGATTGGTTTGTATATTCTTCAAGTCAAAGTTCCATGACCTATTATTTGAGGCGTGGGAAAAGAGCAATAGACCAAGTGGACTCGTTGAAGCTATACTACTGCAAATTGAAACAAACATGCACCGCCCATTACTGCAAACACCTCTGCTAAAACTTTTAATCATCATGCTCCAGCTTGAGACAATGGCTAAAACATTTGATAAACAACTTTATGCGGTCTCTGACGAGGTTTTGGTTAAAATGTTAAAGGGCGACATTTCGCAAAAGGACTCTTCAATGGCTCCTAAAGCAGTTGCTTATGCTCTGGTTCTTTTGCCCATGGAGGAGAGTTTCCGTTCAAAATGGGTTGGAATGCTAGTTAAACACATTAATGCCAGCAATCCGTACGTTCGCTCCCATGTTCTCCAAACGCTGGCAATACTATTGAAGGAACTGCCTCCAGATGTTACCTGGAAGCGCTATGCTCTCATGTTTGCAGTGGCACTTTTGGACCAGTTGATAAGGGACTATAATGACAAGTGCAGAGACCAAATGGTTTCcctcatttccatcatttgGAACATTGGATCAATTGAGAATAAAAACGAGCTCGTTGACTGCATTTCccattttggaaaaaagaAGGAGAAACATAGTGAAACCTACTTTGCCTACTTTGCATTCCTCTGTATAAAGCAGGAAGAGACAATGAGTGCGATTAACAAGTTGAATGTCTTGACATTGGCCCAGGATTTTATGGGAGTAATTTTGCATGAAGATGCTTCGTCTCACGACGGGGAATGGCAGTATGTTTACTATTGGCTGAGAGTTTTGGAGCATATACTGACGATTGACGTTAGAATGGACAATTTCCAAAAGGTTTGTAAAAACTTTTCAACCGCAGTTTGGAATTTTGCCATACAATCTGGAACAAGTTCAAAACACCCATGGATAAGCGCAGCCTCTTTGCGAATACTCTCTCTTGTACTATCATCCAAAAAGGCTACTTGCGCGTTACTCAAGGACTTTGATTCCACGTGCGTTGGAATGCTAAAACCGTgctttaaaaacttttcaatTCATTCAGACGTTGTAGAACGACACAGAAAAGTTGCAGAGTCCTCGGAATCTGTCATTATAAACACCGTAAAACTCATTGCTGGAGAAGGAGATGccaaaaacttttcaaaaGTTGCCTCAAAGCTCTGCTATCTACTCAGGTGTAGTATGGGTAGACGGTCAGAATGCAAAGAGAGGAGCGAGCGTCTTTTAGGTATAATCGGCCACAttgtaaagaatgaagagttCTTGTACGACTCAAAGCAAAGGGTCACGCTACTCAAAATGATCATATCCATCTTTAGAGTAGCACACGCCAAAGAAAGCGATTCATCATGGAAGAGATTTAGAGTCGCAAAAACGGAATCGCAAAATGCAGACTTTGCACAGTCTCTCCTCACAAACATGGAAGACCGCTTTGCCGCCGATGGGAACTCTACAGAGTACCTCAAACTACTCAGCTTTGCAAGAAAGTTTGTACTCGGATCAAGGCTCGTCAGGAAAAAGAAAATTGCCATCGCCCTAGCAACCAACCAAAAACGAGCTGCTCTCCGCAAAATCAACAGGCATAAACGAAGGAAGAGGTGAATGGATGGTTGTAcactgaccattctgctcacaccagttgagacatgaatggagtactagTATGGAAGCGAATGAGTAATGAATGAAAAGAATTACAGCGACAAGCCTAGGGATTTCCAGGCTTGTTCCATAATGTAGGCGGTCCCAGTGATTACGAGTATGTGTGAACCCCTGCAAGACTCCAAAAAGGCATTGTACAAAATGGCATCAAATGGGTCTACAAACTCTTGATATAATTAAAAGGCTTACCAAGCGACTCGCAAGTTGAACAAAACCCCTTTGATTTTTCAATTCCCCGCTTAAATGCAGTCTCTAACCTGTGCGTTTGTTTGGTCATGGATGAAACAAACTCTGGTGATACACTTTTAGTCAGCGATTCTTGGTCGGCGTCAGACAGCTGTCGGCAATAGTCGTGCCCAGAGGGTACAAAGTAAATGTCCTTTAGTATCAATTCACCGCTCCTGTTTCTCACACTGGCGGCCGGATTGAAAATTCCAAGACTCCTATTGTGAGATATCGACACACATAAAATTATCTTGTCTTCAAACGACTTTACAATGTCCTAAATTTTTAATCTTTCCTCTCCACTGGTCATGAAACTTGTAACGTAGACTTACATTGCACAGTCTGTTTATTGCGGTCTCATTGTGTCCAATGTCGAATATTACAGCTCTTGGAGTTCCAACTTTTTCTGCATTACTACATTCTCCGATGAGCGATGACAGGTGCGCCTTTACAGATTCAATTTGTTTACTCGATAGCATTTGCATGCGCATTGCCAAGCATGAAGTAAGGGCTGATCTTGGGGCTTTCCCAAGTTCAAGTGCCTGTTCAAACACAACTCTGTATCATTGCTGAATGTTTTGGAGGTCACAAACCTGGCTGTTTCTGAATTCTCCTCATCAAAACTACTAAAGACCCGTTTCTCACATTTTATAACACGGGCGTTTACTGCATTTGCTTTTTCCACAAATATATCATTATCGTAACAATTTGGACCTAAAACTACGATGCTATTCTGCTTGATCGTTCCAGCCTTTTGCTTTGCAATGTCCTCCAACCTTTTGCCAAGAATGTGCATGTGGTCGTATCCTGTAGACTTTTAAGTCAGCTATGTAATAGCGTTACCTATGGAAGATATGACGACAATCTTGGTGTTTGTCGCAAAATTTGTCTTGTCCAGCAGACCTCCGATCCCCGTCTCGAGGATTATCCACTCAGTCCCCTTTTCCTCAAAGTACAAGAGAGCCATGAGGAGAATGAACTGTATGTTGTTGTAAGTGTATATGAATGCATGGAAATTGTATCAAGATATTTATGAGAGTAAATATTCAAACACTGCGCTTTACATGGTTAAAGAGATTTGAAAGGGGCAAAGGGTGTATGAggaaaaataaaaggcCATAATGGTGTTTGTCTATAGTCATCATTGTCATATTTATGGTAAGATGGTTCACAGAATTCCTCACGATGGGATCATAGGAGAATCTATGATGTGCCCATTCACATCAACAAGCCAACAAATTAACACAAACTACTCAGTACTCAAGCCAGTATCTATAGTATCTCATGGAGactcatatttgtctaacccaagggtctcctttatagcgattataaagtttccatcctccaaaaaaggtTGCAGCGGAtccggcaagagtaccagaaGATATGCCAGAGATGGCTCCTATACCAAGAGTAGCAAGTCCAGATTCAGCAACAATAGCAGAAGCAGTAGGAGTAGACTGGGATCCATCAGCTTTAGGATCTTTAGAAGTAGAGGAAGTAGGTTTAGCAGGAGCACAGGGGCTATTAATAGTGTTAAGTACCCAGATGATTGCTCTGTAGTCGGTGGATCCAGTATTGGATAATTTGGATGCTGCAGATACCCACAATCCAGTGGTACTGCTAGGATTCTCACTCTTATACCAGTTATGGGTATCTTCAGTTTTGTAGTATAAGAGTAGGGGTTTGGTAGGATCCTCTGAACAAAAGTAGACTTTAATAACATCCACATCTAGAATGGGTAAAGGTGATATTCCTTTGAGAGTTTCCCTAGAATTATTACCATTAATAAATTTTACTATGTGGAACTTTCCACCACCATTGTTTAAAGCATGCTTATAAACCTGATAGTTTTCAAGAGATTGATCACCAGGAGTAGGATCCTTATTAACTGTCATCCTGTCACTAGCATGTCCATTGTCCAGTttcttatcttcttccttacaAGCATCATAGTATCCAGTGTTCCCTGTCTTGCCTACATCTATTATAACTGCACTGTTTAGTTTACAGTTTAGGAGACGAAGTTTCTTCTCAAGATTACCTGTATCTACAGAAGTAGGTACCCAGTTCAAATCTCCATCGATACCCTTATTCTCATAGTAAATTTCCTTCTTTAATTTTGAAGTAGGCTCTATGGTAGTTACTTTGACAAGGAGGGGTCTGTTCCTTTCCTGGTCATCCTTGGTATCTTCCAAGGCAGTCCAATAGAAGACGGATACTGTTGTAACTCTATACATTGGACTTTCTAATCCTTCTGTTGTAGGTTTATTATATCGGAATTCATTTACAGTGAAGGGGATCCCTCCAGCAATGGCATGTCGATACTCGGTGAAGCCAGGTGAATTATCCCTAACATACATTACAAGAATCTTTCTTTTTGATCCGCTATCATATTCATAATATTTTGTATGTCCTCCAAGATCTCTATGATAAATGTCTACGGTAACAGATGGAGGTTGGCATTCATTCCTAACATTATCAAGAATGTCTAGTATAGTTTCATAAGTCTGATCATtagatggaggaaaatCTACTGGCTTCCAAGTCATTCCTCTATCATCACTCTGGAACCACTTATTACCAGTAATCCTAGGATCATTAGAGTCTATGTATATCAGGAGGGGATTGGTACCTCTACCGCTACGAGTATCCTTACCGCAGAAGTAGACCGTAATAGAAGAGACATCTATAAGAGGCGTTGGTAAACCGGTAAGCGCTTTATCCTGCCCACTTGTAAACTCTGATATGTGAAATGTATGAGTGCTGCCTGAGTTTCCAGTATAGGCCTTCAGATTTGGAATGTGCTCAAAGGCTTTATATCTTCCAAATTGACTGTTAGGATCCGGTACCTGAGAGACAGATACCTTTTTATGAACATTATGTCGATGACCACAATAAGACCCTTTAGTTTTATTAACATCTATGCTTACAACCTGATTTAGATCGCAGTTTAGAAGCTCAAGTTTATTTTCCAATTCCATTGGCCTTAGAGGAAATCCTAGTGGAGTCCACAACTTCCACTTACCATTGTCAGTAGTTCCTGTCCCAGCGTTCTCATAGTAAGTGCTCTTCTCTGGTCCTCCGGGTGTATGAGCTGTGACTTTGATGATAAGTGGTCTACCCCTTTCATCCGGATTACCCTTCCTTGCAGGATCCTCCAATGGtctccagtagtaaacagaCACTCTGTCAACGTACTTTAGAGATTTATTAGAGgttatatccaaaattccaGAAGTAGGTTTATCAGTATAATTTACATTCTGGAGTGTAAAGTAGCTAGTACTCCCGGATATTGTGTGAGTGTACTCAATAAAACCAGATGCACCAACAACCTCACCGCCATTTACTGTAATCCATCTTCCAAAATCATCTCCATAGGCGTATGTATTCCCTATAGTTCTGTTATAAATGTTGATAGTTACTTCAGGTGGCCTACATATACTCTCAAGAGTGTCTAAAAAATCAACAACTGCGTTATCAAAGCATTCCTTTCCATTAAGTTGATCAACTGgtatccattcattactACTGTAATGTTTCTTAAACCAGCGTTCTCCCTGATCGGAATTTGGTAAATAGATGAGAAGAGGATTATTCACCGATTTCCCGGAAGAACGAATAACATTGACTTCGCCCTTGCAAAAATAAACAATAACTTTATTAGCACCCATTATAGGTAAGTGCAGACCACTTAATGTTATAGTCTTATCGTTTTTGGTAAAGCAAGATATGTTGAATGTATTTAGGTTTATTCCATAGTGTGTCTTAGGATTTGGAGTATGAGAATAGGCAGTATAGTTTCCAAGATGTTTGGAAGAACCTGGTATCTCACTAACCTTGACTTTCTTCTTGACGTGCTTATCCACAGTATCTTGATCATTATGGCAATACGTTGTTTCTGTATGATCATAATCGGGGATGTTTGTAACATCTATTTGAACTACACCGTTAATCTCACAATTGAGCAAGTCTAACTCCTCCTTAGTAGGTTTACCATCGGACTTTATATTATGTTTAGTCCATG
This region of Theileria equi strain WA chromosome 1, complete sequence genomic DNA includes:
- a CDS encoding folylpolyglutamate synthase, putative (encoded by transcript BEWA_029790A), translated to MMTIDKHHYGLLFFLIHPLPLSNLFNHVKRSFILLMALLYFEEKGTEWIILETGIGGLLDKTNFATNTKIVVISSIGYDHMHILGKRLEDIAKQKAGTIKQNSIVVLGPNCYDNDIFVEKANAVNARVIKCEKRVFSSFDEENSETARVVFEQALELGKAPRSALTSCLAMRMQMLSSKQIESVKAHLSSLIGECSNAEKVGTPRAVIFDIGHNETAINRLCNDIVKSFEDKIILCVSISHNRSLGIFNPAASVRNRSGELILKDIYFVPSGHDYCRQLSDADQESLTKSVSPELETAFKRGIEKSKGFCSTCESLDPFDAILYNAFLESCRGSHILVITGTAYIMEQAWKSLGLSL
- a CDS encoding hypothetical protein (encoded by transcript BEWA_029800A), encoding MYVDSTSITAKGWYKKGTGYYDPWIWIGGISSIKPTDIDKKNISCDKWTKLNEVFKNHGCSTLGSCPQNLTVTNPTRYQGEPDEETERKKALDQLQAEQKKEKEELAKRIANDDDDLKPQQRSIQQPPISSPTLPDSGQLATELLSPEGSPPAPAAVPSAQPQIQLPHKVTIKLSEKPEGNPHTKEYKGSSSSDKLIKVELTSYPEKGFTQDFLKYTHSPEDNKPFKLAQVLDDRNQTVIRANGDHITSVEAYYWTGNTEKALLVGVTANSGTTYYRNSRNSTWTKHNIKSDGKPTKEELDLLNCEINGVVQIDVTNIPDYDHTETTYCHNDQDTVDKHVKKKVKVSEIPGSSKHLGNYTAYSHTPNPKTHYGINLNTFNISCFTKNDKTITLSGLHLPIMGANKVIVYFCKGEVNVIRSSGKSVNNPLLIYLPNSDQGERWFKKHYSSNEWIPVDQLNGKECFDNAVVDFLDTLESICRPPEVTINIYNRTIGNTYAYGDDFGRWITVNGGEVVGASGFIEYTHTISGSTSYFTLQNVNYTDKPTSGILDITSNKSLKYVDRVSVYYWRPLEDPARKGNPDERGRPLIIKVTAHTPGGPEKSTYYENAGTGTTDNGKWKLWTPLGFPLRPMELENKLELLNCDLNQVVSIDVNKTKGSYCGHRHNVHKKVSVSQVPDPNSQFGRYKAFEHIPNLKAYTGNSGSTHTFHISEFTSGQDKALTGLPTPLIDVSSITVYFCGKDTRSGRGTNPLLIYIDSNDPRITGNKWFQSDDRGMTWKPVDFPPSNDQTYETILDILDNVRNECQPPSVTVDIYHRDLGGHTKYYEYDSGSKRKILVMYVRDNSPGFTEYRHAIAGGIPFTVNEFRYNKPTTEGLESPMYRVTTVSVFYWTALEDTKDDQERNRPLLVKVTTIEPTSKLKKEIYYENKGIDGDLNWVPTSVDTGNLEKKLRLLNCKLNSAVIIDVGKTGNTGYYDACKEEDKKLDNGHASDRMTVNKDPTPGDQSLENYQVYKHALNNGGGKFHIVKFINGNNSRETLKGISPLPILDVDVIKVYFCSEDPTKPLLLYYKTEDTHNWYKSENPSSTTGLWVSAASKLSNTGSTDYRAIIWVLNTINSPCAPAKPTSSTSKDPKADGSQSTPTASAIVAESGLATLGIGAISGISSGTLAGSAATFFGGWKLYNRYKGDPWVRQI